A part of Gemmatimonas groenlandica genomic DNA contains:
- a CDS encoding N-acetylmuramoyl-L-alanine amidase — MQKPSSLVLLGAVLVVSACARPTTVVTPPTPMVAPPAIVAGLPAVPAVRGAPIDVRVRYPAENQLLTSRDSNFVLGSIGTGDVSLTINGQAVPVAPNGAFLAWLPNPPAGALRYDVVVARTADTVRRTVKVRLPVRTTLPGSGKLRVDSGSVLPVRGMWAKRDDYVRVSLRAPANAIVMVQGSDSVLRPLVRGTGLTAAPTVPAGDGNGDANRDDMSSVFSTDLAARLLADSARAPRLVAIRGADTVRLAVPIIRALPADTRVLAMLRSTSTIGSDTDRVVNARTIVDGTYKWMLLNGTIVEVTGRAQGYTRIRLDGTLDVWVDNNDLVLLPEGAAMPRRVTGGFRVTPSAEWVDVAISTGDRPAHLVEPDGRTLVLTLYGVQANPEISPIFGNDTLVRRISWDQVTSDRVRITLTLSQPVFGWQSIWDDSRRQFVLRVRRPPLIDAANPLRGLTIAVDPGHPPAGATGPTGLYEGDAVFPVGEQVAALLRARGANVVMTRTSLAPVGLTERGVTARRANAHAFISIHLNALPDGVNPFTANGTSTLFYHQNSEPLARPVQDELMKRFGLRDLGVHYQNLAVARPTWYPSALAEGLFLMLPEQEAAMRDAGFQRKYAEGLVVGLERYFRIFAPVLQP, encoded by the coding sequence ATGCAAAAGCCCAGCTCGCTCGTACTGCTCGGCGCCGTGCTCGTGGTGAGCGCCTGCGCTCGTCCGACCACCGTCGTGACGCCGCCCACGCCCATGGTGGCGCCGCCCGCGATCGTGGCCGGGCTGCCCGCCGTGCCCGCCGTGCGCGGTGCGCCGATCGACGTACGCGTGCGCTATCCGGCCGAGAACCAGCTCCTGACCAGCCGGGACTCCAATTTTGTGCTAGGTAGCATCGGGACCGGCGACGTGTCGCTCACGATTAACGGACAGGCGGTTCCCGTGGCGCCGAACGGGGCCTTCTTGGCGTGGCTGCCCAATCCGCCGGCCGGCGCGCTGCGCTACGACGTGGTGGTGGCGCGCACGGCCGACACGGTGCGACGCACGGTGAAAGTGCGTCTGCCGGTGCGCACGACCTTGCCCGGTTCGGGCAAGCTGCGCGTGGACAGCGGCTCGGTGTTGCCGGTGCGTGGAATGTGGGCGAAGCGTGACGACTACGTGCGGGTCAGCCTGCGCGCGCCGGCGAACGCGATCGTGATGGTGCAGGGCAGCGACAGCGTACTGCGGCCGCTGGTGCGCGGCACCGGGCTGACGGCGGCACCGACTGTCCCCGCGGGCGATGGCAATGGGGATGCGAATCGCGACGACATGTCTTCGGTGTTTTCCACCGACCTCGCCGCGCGATTACTGGCCGACAGCGCCCGTGCTCCGCGGCTGGTCGCGATTCGCGGCGCCGACACGGTGCGCTTGGCGGTGCCGATTATACGCGCGCTTCCGGCGGACACGCGCGTGCTGGCCATGCTACGCAGTACCTCGACGATCGGGAGTGACACCGACCGCGTGGTGAACGCGCGGACGATCGTGGACGGCACCTACAAGTGGATGTTGTTGAACGGTACGATCGTGGAAGTGACCGGGCGAGCCCAAGGCTACACGCGCATCCGCCTCGATGGCACGCTCGATGTGTGGGTGGACAACAACGACCTCGTCCTGCTCCCCGAAGGCGCCGCGATGCCACGACGGGTGACGGGCGGGTTTCGCGTGACACCGAGTGCCGAGTGGGTCGATGTTGCCATCTCCACGGGTGATCGCCCGGCGCATCTCGTGGAGCCGGATGGACGCACGCTGGTGCTCACGCTGTACGGCGTGCAGGCCAATCCGGAAATCTCCCCGATCTTCGGCAACGACACGCTCGTGCGCCGCATCAGCTGGGATCAGGTCACGAGTGATCGCGTGCGCATCACGTTGACGCTCTCGCAACCGGTGTTTGGCTGGCAGTCGATCTGGGACGACAGTCGTCGGCAGTTCGTGTTGCGCGTGCGCCGCCCACCGCTGATCGATGCGGCGAATCCGCTCCGCGGCCTCACGATCGCGGTCGACCCTGGTCATCCCCCCGCTGGTGCGACCGGCCCGACCGGTCTCTACGAAGGCGACGCCGTATTTCCGGTGGGTGAGCAGGTCGCGGCCTTGCTGCGCGCGCGCGGCGCGAACGTCGTGATGACGCGCACCTCGCTGGCACCGGTGGGTCTCACCGAGCGCGGCGTCACGGCCCGCCGCGCCAATGCGCATGCCTTCATCTCCATTCATCTGAACGCGCTGCCCGACGGAGTGAATCCGTTTACGGCCAACGGGACGAGTACGCTCTTCTATCATCAAAACAGCGAGCCGCTCGCCCGTCCCGTGCAGGACGAGCTCATGAAGCGATTCGGCCTGCGCGACCTTGGCGTGCACTACCAGAACCTCGCCGTCGCGCGACCCACGTGGTATCCGTCGGCGCTGGCCGAAGGATTGTTTCTCATGTTGCCCGAGCAGGAAGCCGCGATGCGCGATGCCGGCTTTCAGCGGAAGTATGCCGAGGGATTGGTGGTAGGGCTCGAGCGGTACTTCAGGATCTTCGCGCCCGTGCTACAGCCGTGA
- a CDS encoding PP2C family protein-serine/threonine phosphatase: MVTRVFALTDVGRTREHNEDTFLVADLETGTPLDFTYGYHEITADPHGLLFLVADGMGGAASGELASSMAGTLVLEALKQTWKAADPSPSAFAEALRDATVLANARIHQHARENPEHRGMGTTATIAGLLGDQLFLVQVGDSRAYMVRDGDVQQLTKDQSLMQRLVEAGELTAEEAEVSERRNIILQALGPEAHVTIDLTHQQVRRGDTLILCSDGLSGLVRAAEIARTSNEEQDVRSICKRLIDRANQLGGPDNITVVAARFDGDALRVSSNGDSFGYNTFPLAGTLNDDTREPAPASREARATLKSDPTPKFGTPVPSRAILEEELERGRPSEDQALLGAPEPVVEERRRAVQPVFMVLGLIALIAVIWFLFELFG; the protein is encoded by the coding sequence GTGGTCACTCGTGTCTTCGCGCTTACCGACGTGGGACGTACTCGGGAGCACAACGAGGACACGTTCCTCGTCGCGGACCTCGAAACAGGGACACCGCTCGATTTCACGTACGGCTACCACGAAATCACCGCCGATCCCCACGGGCTGCTGTTTCTCGTGGCCGACGGCATGGGGGGCGCTGCGTCAGGCGAGCTCGCCAGCAGCATGGCCGGTACCTTGGTGCTCGAGGCGCTGAAGCAGACGTGGAAGGCAGCGGACCCGTCGCCGTCGGCGTTTGCCGAAGCGCTCCGCGATGCCACCGTGCTGGCGAACGCGCGCATCCACCAGCACGCCCGGGAAAATCCCGAGCATCGCGGTATGGGCACCACGGCAACGATTGCCGGCTTGCTGGGCGATCAGCTCTTTCTGGTACAGGTCGGCGACAGCCGCGCCTACATGGTGCGCGACGGCGACGTCCAGCAGCTCACCAAGGACCAGTCGCTCATGCAGCGATTGGTCGAAGCGGGCGAGCTCACCGCCGAGGAAGCCGAGGTCAGCGAGCGCCGTAACATCATCTTGCAGGCGCTTGGCCCCGAAGCGCACGTGACGATCGACCTGACGCATCAGCAGGTCCGACGCGGCGACACGCTGATTCTCTGCAGTGACGGACTGTCGGGTCTGGTACGCGCCGCCGAGATCGCGCGCACGTCGAACGAGGAGCAGGATGTACGATCGATCTGTAAACGGCTGATCGACCGTGCGAATCAGCTGGGTGGGCCGGACAACATTACGGTCGTCGCCGCACGATTCGACGGTGATGCGCTACGCGTCTCCAGCAATGGAGACTCGTTCGGCTACAATACGTTTCCGCTCGCCGGCACGCTCAACGATGACACGCGCGAGCCAGCGCCGGCGTCGCGCGAGGCGAGAGCCACGCTGAAGAGTGACCCCACCCCGAAGTTCGGGACGCCGGTACCGTCGCGCGCAATCCTCGAAGAAGAGTTGGAGCGCGGGCGGCCGTCCGAAGATCAGGCGCTGCTTGGTGCGCCGGAGCCTGTGGTCGAAGAACGACGACGAGCGGTGCAGCCGGTGTTCATGGTGCTCGGCCTCATCGCGCTCATCGCCGTCATCTGGTTCCTGTTCGAACTCTTCGGATAA
- a CDS encoding anhydro-N-acetylmuramic acid kinase: MPDIMGDQGRIFVGLMSGTSLDGISAAVARFRDLPNGRVHSDLLGFTHRAYRPEERARLEQAMQQGSAREYCRVHADVGDWMAEAALAAMADAGVTAHDVAAVASHGQTLWHEPGHSTWQVGDGARIAERTGCDVVSDFRSRDVAAGGQGAPLVTMADCMLFAHDTQWRALQNIGGIGNVTVVPPANTHERGGMQSVRAFDTGPGVVIIDAVVRALYDGQPYDRDGLIAAGGQVLESVVSTAMRHPYFSDAPPKSTGRELFSRAYVGQFIDECRAAGAAPADIVATATALTARSLADQYRRFIPEPVQDVVLSGGGAHNPTLVRMIESAVAQENGPQVCIFDGLYFDGEAKEAVAFALLGYLHLSGRAGNVPSATGARGPRPLGSLTPAVR; this comes from the coding sequence ATGCCTGACATCATGGGCGATCAGGGACGCATTTTCGTCGGGCTGATGTCGGGCACGTCGCTCGACGGTATCAGCGCGGCCGTGGCACGCTTTCGCGACCTGCCGAACGGTCGCGTGCACAGTGACCTGCTGGGGTTTACGCATCGTGCGTATCGCCCTGAGGAACGCGCACGGCTCGAGCAGGCGATGCAGCAGGGAAGCGCGCGCGAGTACTGTCGCGTGCACGCCGACGTCGGCGACTGGATGGCCGAGGCGGCGCTCGCCGCGATGGCCGACGCCGGCGTGACGGCGCACGATGTCGCGGCGGTGGCATCGCACGGACAGACCTTGTGGCACGAGCCGGGTCATAGCACGTGGCAAGTGGGTGATGGGGCGCGCATCGCCGAGCGCACCGGCTGTGATGTCGTGTCGGACTTTCGTTCGCGAGACGTGGCCGCCGGCGGACAGGGAGCGCCGCTGGTCACGATGGCCGACTGCATGTTGTTCGCGCATGACACGCAGTGGCGCGCGCTGCAGAACATCGGCGGTATCGGCAACGTGACCGTGGTGCCGCCGGCGAACACGCACGAGCGCGGCGGCATGCAGTCGGTTCGCGCGTTCGATACCGGCCCCGGTGTCGTCATCATCGATGCGGTAGTGCGGGCATTGTATGACGGCCAGCCGTATGACCGCGATGGTCTCATCGCGGCCGGCGGCCAGGTGCTCGAGTCCGTCGTGTCGACGGCGATGCGGCATCCGTACTTCAGCGACGCGCCGCCGAAGAGCACCGGGCGCGAACTCTTTTCGCGGGCCTACGTCGGGCAGTTCATCGACGAGTGCCGGGCGGCGGGAGCGGCACCTGCCGACATCGTAGCGACCGCGACCGCGCTGACGGCGCGTTCGTTGGCCGACCAGTATCGCCGCTTCATCCCTGAGCCCGTTCAGGATGTGGTGCTTTCCGGCGGCGGTGCCCACAATCCGACGCTCGTCCGTATGATCGAAAGCGCCGTGGCGCAGGAAAACGGGCCTCAGGTGTGTATCTTTGACGGATTGTATTTCGATGGAGAAGCGAAGGAGGCGGTGGCGTTTGCACTGCTGGGCTATCTCCACCTTTCGGGCCGCGCCGGCAATGTGCCCAGCGCAACGGGAGCGCGAGGTCCGCGTCCCCTCGGTTCGCTCACTCCAGCCGTCCGTTAG
- a CDS encoding gamma carbonic anhydrase family protein: MSGFWIHESAVVIGDVSLADDVSVWPTAVIRGDVERIVIGARSNVQDGAVIHADPGKPTIVGEDCVIGHRAVVHGTILEDGVLVGMGAILLNNVRVGAGKHHRGQARW, translated from the coding sequence ATGTCAGGCTTCTGGATTCATGAGTCGGCTGTCGTGATCGGTGATGTGTCGCTCGCTGATGACGTGAGTGTGTGGCCGACCGCCGTGATTCGCGGCGATGTGGAGCGCATCGTGATCGGGGCACGCAGCAACGTGCAGGATGGCGCGGTGATTCATGCCGATCCAGGGAAGCCGACGATCGTGGGAGAGGACTGCGTGATCGGGCACCGGGCGGTGGTGCATGGCACCATCCTCGAAGACGGCGTGCTCGTGGGCATGGGGGCGATCCTGCTGAACAACGTGCGGGTGGGGGCGGGGAAGCATCATCGCGGCCAGGCGCGGTGGTGA
- a CDS encoding glycoside hydrolase family 3 protein: MSEQSRREVAQLLIPVLRWSPSGGFADTRPLIEQSLALGVGGFQLVGGEQDGVRALAKELQLKSRHPLLIAADLERGAGQQFAGATGLPPLAAITSLDDIEALRRAARLTAREARTMGVNWNLAPVSDLDLLLENPIIGTRAMGTDARKVAQLVTAWIEACQAEGVLACAKHFPGMGRVTRDPNLELPVVETPADQLKEQDLQPFRAAITGGVASVMTSHVLYPALDSSRVPATLSREILQWLLRQQLKFDNLIVADTMTMVAAREGRTAAETAVLAVRGGCDVLLAPGDLEDALNALERAYDDGTLEPERVKHSVRRRLKWAQWASPPNDWRRPSGADTAWGALLADKVIRVDHGPLPPVGTITEMAIVDDDHQADGPSVERTGIAEAMRLGGNDARLVDAPTPASGGPFVIALFADYVAGKGRTTLLPETVAQVHALVAQAEALQRSVILIGLGDPRWVAQLGMTHPTVLAWGGDRVMQQAAGRGLLRNKK, encoded by the coding sequence ATGAGCGAACAGTCCCGTCGTGAAGTTGCGCAGTTGCTCATCCCCGTGCTCCGTTGGTCGCCGTCGGGCGGCTTTGCCGATACGCGTCCGCTCATCGAGCAGTCGCTCGCCCTCGGCGTCGGCGGTTTTCAGCTCGTGGGCGGTGAGCAGGATGGCGTGCGGGCGCTCGCCAAGGAGCTGCAGCTCAAGTCGCGTCATCCGCTGTTGATCGCGGCCGATCTGGAACGGGGCGCCGGACAGCAGTTCGCCGGCGCCACCGGCTTGCCGCCGCTCGCGGCCATCACGTCGCTCGACGATATCGAAGCGCTGCGTCGCGCCGCGCGGCTCACGGCCCGTGAAGCGCGGACGATGGGCGTGAACTGGAATCTCGCGCCGGTGAGTGATCTCGATCTGCTGCTCGAGAACCCGATCATCGGCACGCGCGCGATGGGCACCGATGCGCGGAAGGTCGCGCAACTCGTGACCGCGTGGATCGAAGCCTGTCAGGCGGAAGGCGTGCTCGCCTGCGCGAAGCACTTCCCCGGTATGGGACGCGTCACGCGCGATCCGAATCTCGAGCTGCCGGTGGTCGAGACGCCGGCGGATCAGCTCAAGGAGCAGGATCTCCAGCCGTTCCGGGCGGCTATCACTGGCGGTGTGGCCAGCGTGATGACGTCGCATGTGCTGTATCCCGCGCTCGACTCGAGTCGCGTACCGGCCACACTGTCGCGCGAGATCCTGCAGTGGTTGCTCCGGCAGCAGCTCAAGTTCGACAATCTCATCGTCGCCGACACGATGACGATGGTCGCGGCTCGCGAGGGACGCACCGCTGCGGAGACTGCCGTCCTCGCGGTGCGCGGCGGCTGCGATGTGCTGCTTGCTCCCGGTGATCTCGAGGACGCGCTCAACGCACTCGAGCGCGCATACGACGATGGCACGCTCGAACCGGAACGTGTGAAGCATTCGGTCCGTCGCCGACTCAAGTGGGCGCAGTGGGCGTCACCACCGAACGATTGGCGTCGGCCGAGTGGAGCCGACACGGCGTGGGGCGCGTTGCTCGCCGACAAGGTGATTCGGGTTGATCATGGTCCGCTGCCGCCGGTCGGGACCATAACGGAAATGGCGATCGTCGACGACGATCACCAGGCCGATGGTCCGTCGGTGGAGCGAACGGGAATCGCTGAGGCGATGCGACTTGGTGGCAACGACGCGCGACTGGTCGATGCACCGACGCCCGCGAGCGGTGGCCCGTTCGTGATCGCGTTGTTCGCCGATTACGTGGCGGGGAAGGGGCGGACCACGCTGCTACCGGAAACGGTGGCGCAGGTGCATGCGCTGGTGGCGCAGGCCGAAGCGCTGCAGCGCTCGGTGATTCTCATCGGTCTCGGCGATCCGCGTTGGGTCGCGCAGCTCGGCATGACACACCCCACCGTACTGGCGTGGGGTGGAGATCGCGTGATGCAGCAGGCGGCGGGACGCGGACTGCTGCGCAACAAGAAGTAG
- a CDS encoding PD40 domain-containing protein encodes MISRLALRTAMLLGMLLGMLLASAPVVNAQVDPRGAMRTIAMPHFRVHFRPDQEALARRAAFLAESAYAQLSRELAPPSGPVDLLIADNVDASNGYAQVFPTNRVVIYAVPPIALRELRFHDEWLRMVITHEMAHIFQIDRARGAWALGRAVFGRNPLFFPNAFLPSWVKEGLAVHYESKLTGSGRSVSTDFPMIARSAVRDAFVPGPQRWSLSTSQFPGGQTAYAWGSLMMHDAAMQRDGSMRRFVDVTAANVVPFLLSRNSRAAFGVTFDSLFVRMTDSLRRVTAALPGDRAWHTVSANGWYAAAPRWIGNDTLAWSASNGREVSGVYVASVGVNSGAPPLRLAWRNTLDVNSPIPGDDNGAMVFAQSERMDPYVVRSDLYRSRGADRGGETRLTKGARLAQPDVRADGSIVAVQLGADRTRLVRVSATGESIVPITPDVASERWAEPRWSPDGQRIAAVQLLPTGEQRIVVMDVSGDLQLAVAGARGVFASPSFTPDGKRLVWVSDRSGRSQLETAPIAAPGAPVDTMRWREERDDVRVVSSVSSGLFDPSVSPDGKRVSALFYRADGYHVSWAPLDTVGVMARSTWYPAKNTTDLSVPNVAVLGGRAESAVATGYAPLRQLVPRYWMPLVGEGRNGGATYGASTSGVDILGRHAWTASALIQPQLRETDAFASYRYAGLGIQLLDVSAQQEWDGTFRAVSDSGATLGFIARRRRFITGSSTWRVPRVRRSVNATLGAQYELRDFTSDVDSALGAPNSLLRTGTRYGSFFASSSVSTARLGARGISVEEGFTLSGSTAYRWREDDALGSGAWRSIVGARHYLPLNLPGFSRHVIATRATIGVAQESSTTEFSVGGTSGQSAELLPGVVVGDPSRTFSLRGVAPGTQRGIRALAGGVEYRAPLVLFRRLPSPFTLFVDRMSVTLFSDAARAWCPGSLARAENVVCERPGERDGWLASAGAELVVDLAVQYDTPYRLRIGAAAPYVAPRDVSRGGAFYVTLGGYF; translated from the coding sequence ATGATCTCCCGGCTGGCACTACGCACGGCGATGCTGTTGGGCATGCTCCTGGGCATGCTCCTGGCTAGCGCGCCCGTCGTGAACGCACAGGTCGATCCGCGTGGTGCGATGCGTACCATCGCGATGCCGCATTTTCGCGTGCACTTCCGTCCCGACCAGGAGGCATTGGCGCGACGGGCCGCATTCTTGGCCGAGTCGGCCTACGCGCAGCTGTCGCGCGAGTTGGCACCGCCGTCGGGCCCGGTGGATCTGCTCATCGCCGACAACGTGGACGCCAGTAACGGGTACGCGCAGGTGTTCCCGACCAATCGCGTCGTGATCTACGCGGTGCCGCCGATCGCGTTACGGGAGTTGCGCTTCCACGACGAATGGCTGCGCATGGTGATCACGCACGAGATGGCGCATATCTTCCAGATCGATCGCGCGCGCGGGGCGTGGGCCTTGGGACGCGCGGTGTTCGGACGGAATCCGTTGTTCTTTCCCAATGCATTCTTGCCGAGCTGGGTAAAGGAAGGCTTGGCGGTGCACTACGAATCGAAGCTCACCGGCAGCGGACGCAGCGTGAGCACCGACTTTCCGATGATTGCGCGGTCAGCCGTGCGCGATGCCTTTGTGCCGGGGCCACAGCGATGGAGCTTGTCTACGTCGCAGTTCCCCGGAGGACAGACGGCGTATGCGTGGGGCTCGCTGATGATGCACGATGCGGCGATGCAGCGCGATGGCAGTATGCGGCGATTCGTTGATGTCACCGCAGCAAACGTGGTGCCATTTCTGCTCAGCAGGAACAGCCGCGCCGCATTCGGCGTCACGTTCGACAGTCTGTTCGTGCGCATGACCGATTCGCTGCGACGCGTAACCGCTGCGCTCCCGGGCGACCGTGCGTGGCACACCGTCAGTGCGAACGGTTGGTACGCGGCCGCCCCACGATGGATCGGGAACGACACGCTGGCGTGGAGCGCGAGCAATGGCCGCGAGGTGTCGGGAGTGTACGTCGCTTCGGTTGGCGTGAACAGCGGAGCGCCGCCACTCAGACTCGCGTGGCGCAACACGCTTGATGTGAACTCGCCGATCCCCGGTGACGACAACGGGGCGATGGTGTTCGCGCAGTCGGAGCGAATGGATCCGTATGTCGTGCGCTCCGATCTGTATCGTTCACGCGGTGCCGATCGCGGCGGTGAAACGCGGTTGACGAAAGGTGCGCGACTGGCGCAGCCCGATGTGCGCGCCGACGGCAGTATCGTGGCCGTACAGCTCGGCGCCGATCGCACGCGGCTGGTGCGGGTGAGTGCCACGGGTGAGAGCATCGTGCCGATCACGCCCGACGTTGCCTCGGAGCGATGGGCCGAACCGCGGTGGTCACCCGATGGGCAGCGCATCGCCGCGGTACAGCTGCTCCCCACCGGCGAGCAGCGCATCGTGGTGATGGATGTGAGCGGCGATCTCCAGCTCGCGGTGGCCGGGGCCCGCGGGGTGTTCGCGAGTCCGAGCTTCACACCCGATGGCAAACGCCTCGTATGGGTGAGTGATCGCAGCGGACGCTCACAGCTCGAGACCGCACCGATCGCCGCGCCAGGTGCGCCGGTCGACACGATGCGCTGGCGCGAGGAGCGAGACGACGTGCGGGTCGTGTCGTCGGTGAGCAGCGGTCTGTTCGATCCCTCGGTGTCTCCCGATGGCAAACGTGTGTCGGCGTTGTTCTATCGCGCCGACGGTTATCACGTCTCCTGGGCGCCGCTCGACACGGTCGGCGTGATGGCTCGCTCCACGTGGTATCCCGCGAAGAACACGACCGATCTCTCGGTGCCCAACGTGGCCGTGCTGGGTGGTCGTGCGGAATCGGCCGTGGCTACGGGGTACGCCCCGCTGCGTCAGTTGGTGCCGCGGTACTGGATGCCGTTGGTCGGTGAAGGGCGCAACGGCGGCGCGACGTACGGTGCGTCCACCAGTGGCGTCGACATTCTCGGACGGCATGCGTGGACGGCCAGCGCGCTGATTCAGCCGCAGTTGCGCGAGACGGATGCGTTCGCATCGTATCGGTACGCCGGTCTCGGTATTCAGCTCTTGGATGTGTCGGCGCAACAGGAGTGGGATGGCACCTTTCGCGCGGTCAGCGACTCGGGGGCCACGTTGGGGTTCATAGCGCGTCGGCGTCGATTCATTACCGGCTCGAGCACGTGGCGCGTGCCGCGTGTACGCCGCTCGGTCAATGCCACGCTCGGTGCACAGTATGAGTTGCGTGATTTCACGAGCGATGTGGATTCGGCACTCGGGGCGCCGAACTCGTTGCTGCGCACCGGCACGCGCTATGGCTCGTTCTTCGCCAGCAGCAGTGTGAGCACGGCGCGACTGGGCGCGCGTGGTATCTCGGTCGAGGAAGGGTTCACGCTGAGCGGCAGCACGGCCTATCGCTGGCGCGAAGACGACGCGCTTGGCTCGGGAGCCTGGCGTTCGATCGTTGGGGCGCGACACTACCTGCCGCTCAACCTCCCAGGCTTCTCGCGCCATGTGATCGCCACTCGCGCGACGATTGGTGTGGCGCAGGAGTCGTCGACGACCGAGTTCAGTGTGGGTGGCACGAGCGGCCAGTCGGCCGAGCTGTTGCCCGGTGTCGTCGTGGGCGATCCGTCACGCACCTTCTCGCTGCGCGGTGTCGCACCGGGCACGCAGCGTGGCATTCGGGCGCTGGCGGGCGGCGTGGAGTATCGCGCGCCGCTCGTGTTGTTCCGCCGGTTGCCGAGTCCATTCACGCTGTTCGTGGATCGCATGTCGGTCACGCTGTTCAGCGATGCGGCGCGGGCGTGGTGTCCGGGTTCGTTGGCGCGTGCTGAAAACGTGGTGTGCGAACGACCGGGTGAGCGCGACGGGTGGCTCGCGTCGGCGGGTGCGGAGTTGGTGGTGGATCTGGCGGTGCAGTACGACACGCCGTATCGCCTGCGCATCGGCGCGGCGGCCCCCTATGTAGCGCCGCGCGATGTGTCACGCGGTGGCGCGTTCTACGTGACGTTGGGCGGGTACTTTTGA